A genomic segment from Prochlorothrix hollandica PCC 9006 = CALU 1027 encodes:
- a CDS encoding DNA double-strand break repair nuclease NurA, with the protein MVAPYPDLALDPMPTRPHQILELLQEKQQEFKRFDQATLQGLQRYRQSLSQFSQLAHHCPEAVVESLAAAPQGIIPSHLVWKNREESLNWVRQRLEGVATFAVDGSQIYPSKDISIPVALVQVGWFENRHEPGGNYEKDVRLDLLTPEDLRDLSGGLADRKVNLRRFQMEVQRLVDYVEEHGGDRRCLVFLDGSLVATFAEAFDPETQQVYTRALVTLLQASETHQVPVVAYVDTSYARDLTQLLHHSFSLPDLPTLHDAQLLSPQMQWGDRSPLLRCQRDILSQHYGSQGDRVGFLYLKVHDGAPARLELPLWIAEAGRLEEVLDWVRGEVIIGSGYPYAIETADQVAVLQASDRQLFYRILQDWAEQADLRLRLSRKMVSKARRRS; encoded by the coding sequence ATGGTTGCCCCTTACCCTGACCTAGCCCTAGACCCCATGCCCACCCGACCGCACCAAATTTTGGAACTGTTGCAGGAGAAGCAGCAGGAATTTAAACGCTTTGACCAGGCCACCCTCCAGGGGTTGCAGCGCTATCGCCAGAGCCTGAGCCAATTTTCCCAACTGGCGCACCACTGTCCTGAGGCGGTGGTGGAATCCTTGGCGGCTGCTCCCCAGGGCATTATCCCCAGCCATTTAGTCTGGAAGAACCGGGAAGAGAGCCTGAACTGGGTGCGGCAGCGGCTGGAGGGGGTGGCCACCTTCGCGGTGGATGGCTCCCAAATTTACCCCAGCAAAGATATTTCCATTCCCGTGGCCCTGGTGCAGGTGGGGTGGTTCGAGAATCGCCATGAACCGGGGGGCAACTATGAAAAAGACGTGCGCTTAGATTTACTGACCCCGGAAGACCTGCGGGATCTGAGCGGGGGGCTGGCCGATCGCAAGGTGAATTTGCGCCGCTTCCAGATGGAGGTGCAGCGGCTGGTGGATTATGTGGAGGAGCATGGGGGCGATCGCCGCTGTCTGGTGTTCCTGGATGGTTCCCTGGTGGCCACCTTTGCCGAAGCCTTTGATCCGGAAACCCAGCAGGTTTATACCCGTGCCCTGGTGACCCTGCTCCAAGCCAGCGAAACCCATCAGGTGCCCGTGGTGGCCTATGTGGACACCTCCTATGCCCGCGACCTCACCCAACTGTTGCACCATAGTTTCTCGTTGCCGGATCTGCCCACCCTCCACGATGCCCAACTTCTCAGTCCCCAGATGCAGTGGGGCGATCGCAGCCCCCTGTTGCGCTGTCAACGGGATATTTTGAGCCAACACTATGGTTCCCAGGGCGATCGGGTGGGGTTTCTGTACCTGAAGGTGCATGATGGGGCACCGGCCCGGTTGGAATTGCCCCTGTGGATTGCGGAAGCGGGACGGCTGGAGGAGGTGCTGGACTGGGTGCGGGGAGAGGTGATCATTGGCAGCGGCTATCCCTATGCCATCGAAACAGCGGATCAGGTGGCGGTGTTGCAGGCCAGCGATCGCCAACTGTTCTATCGCATTCTCCAGGACTGGGCCGAGCAAGCGGATTTACGCCTGCGCCTCTCCCGCAAAATGGTCAGCAAAGCCCGCCGCCGATCGTGA
- a CDS encoding 2OG-Fe(II) oxygenase, whose product MPYYHQHPQAFPPLYLRELQGQILACPYLTVNNLNRDFVGTKGFSIVFRRSHLPTVQKRFPYLTAYLDQVLQPECNAFYLNPLLLGQGSRVDPHIDRSLRSYCETILPPLVVSVLYVAVPPELQGGELVLRSAKRQVGQVRPQANTLVFFQGDLTHSVKAVTSGGSRLSLVCEQYTLAQEELEQIPELHLESRAIKAEKKQNNRKKSKKT is encoded by the coding sequence TTGCCCTACTACCACCAACACCCCCAAGCCTTTCCCCCCCTGTACCTGCGGGAGTTGCAGGGCCAAATTCTGGCCTGCCCCTACTTGACGGTTAATAATCTGAACCGTGATTTTGTGGGCACTAAAGGATTTTCCATTGTCTTTCGGCGATCGCACCTGCCCACGGTTCAAAAACGTTTTCCCTACCTCACCGCCTATCTGGATCAGGTGCTGCAACCGGAGTGCAATGCCTTTTACCTCAATCCCCTGCTGTTGGGGCAAGGGTCACGGGTGGATCCCCACATCGATCGCTCCCTCCGTTCCTACTGCGAAACCATCCTGCCGCCCCTGGTGGTCAGTGTCTTGTATGTGGCGGTGCCCCCGGAGTTGCAGGGGGGGGAACTGGTGCTGCGATCGGCCAAGCGACAAGTGGGCCAAGTGCGCCCCCAGGCCAATACCCTGGTCTTTTTCCAGGGGGATTTGACCCATTCGGTGAAGGCGGTCACCAGTGGGGGCAGTCGCCTCAGCTTGGTGTGTGAGCAATACACCTTGGCGCAGGAGGAACTGGAACAGATTCCAGAACTCCATCTGGAATCGCGGGCTATTAAAGCCGAAAAAAAGCAAAATAACCGTAAAAAATCTAAAAAAACCTAA
- the msrA gene encoding peptide-methionine (S)-S-oxide reductase MsrA has product MIHRFFAVAPWTSPPPGQSVPQNSTRISTRISTRLSPLRLMLAIVLGMILAGFPGAAPLRAEPTNTPATAIATFAGGCFWCMEPPFDALPGVLATTSGYTGGTVVNPTYKQVSGGGTGHLEAVQVTYDPRQVSYGDLLAAYWRNVDPLDGGGQFCDRGDQYRTAIFYHSPAQEDAAQQSQQAIAQTLGVDTLATRLVAATPFYEAEDYHQDYYQKQPLLYHFYRYRCGRDRRLEQLWGQALDH; this is encoded by the coding sequence ATGATCCATCGATTTTTTGCCGTAGCCCCCTGGACATCCCCTCCTCCTGGGCAATCTGTCCCCCAAAACAGCACCCGGATCAGCACCCGGATCAGCACCCGACTTTCCCCCCTCCGTCTGATGCTGGCGATCGTGCTGGGGATGATCCTGGCGGGTTTTCCCGGTGCTGCCCCCCTCAGGGCTGAACCCACCAACACCCCAGCCACCGCGATCGCCACCTTTGCGGGGGGCTGCTTTTGGTGCATGGAACCCCCCTTTGACGCTTTGCCAGGGGTCTTGGCCACCACCTCCGGGTATACGGGGGGCACCGTGGTCAATCCCACCTATAAACAGGTGTCTGGGGGCGGCACCGGCCATCTGGAGGCGGTGCAGGTGACCTATGACCCGCGCCAAGTCAGCTATGGGGATCTGTTGGCGGCCTACTGGCGGAATGTGGATCCCCTGGATGGGGGCGGGCAGTTCTGCGATCGCGGCGACCAATATCGCACCGCCATTTTCTACCATTCCCCCGCCCAAGAGGACGCTGCCCAGCAGTCCCAACAGGCGATCGCCCAAACCTTGGGGGTGGACACCTTGGCGACCCGTCTGGTGGCGGCCACCCCTTTCTATGAGGCGGAAGACTACCACCAGGACTATTACCAAAAACAACCTCTGCTCTATCACTTCTATCGGTACCGCTGTGGCCGCGATCGTCGCTTAGAGCAACTGTGGGGCCAAGCTCTCGATCATTAA
- the smpB gene encoding SsrA-binding protein SmpB: MADKNTGSGHKLISDNRHARFQYEITDTYEAGISLLGTEVKSIRAGRINMRDGFALVRNGEIWLHNVHISPYNHSGSHFNHEPLRTRKLLLHREEIRKLLGKLEQKGLTLVPLKMYFKNGRVKVVVGLGKGKKLHDKRETLKKQQDTREMARVMKQF, from the coding sequence ATGGCCGACAAAAACACCGGATCAGGTCATAAACTGATCAGCGATAACCGCCATGCCCGGTTTCAGTACGAAATTACCGACACCTACGAGGCGGGTATTTCCCTCCTGGGCACTGAGGTAAAGTCGATCCGTGCCGGTCGCATTAATATGCGGGATGGCTTCGCCCTGGTGCGCAATGGGGAGATTTGGCTCCACAATGTCCATATTTCCCCCTATAACCACTCTGGCTCCCATTTCAACCACGAACCCCTCCGCACCCGCAAGCTGTTGCTGCACCGGGAAGAAATTCGCAAACTACTGGGCAAGTTGGAACAAAAGGGACTGACCCTCGTGCCCCTGAAGATGTATTTCAAAAATGGCCGGGTCAAGGTGGTGGTGGGCCTGGGGAAAGGTAAAAAGCTGCACGATAAGCGGGAAACCCTGAAGAAACAGCAGGATACCCGCGAAATGGCCCGAGTCATGAAGCAATTTTAG
- a CDS encoding WcaF family extracellular polysaccharide biosynthesis acetyltransferase, with translation MNSESSPPPFFEPHRNPRHDPHLNQPAWVDLRRYDPGTCPRGRSRLTVLGWWFVQAIAFPLSHHSAHGFRCALLRLFGSTIGQGVHIRPTARFTYPWKVTIDDHAWVGDDVVFYSIDAIWIGQHSVISQQTYLCTASHDIQDPRFGLVTGAIAIGNGAWVASRCFVGPGVRIGANTVVGVNSTVLQDLPPGQVCFGTPCRVRSPRLPQP, from the coding sequence ATGAATTCTGAGTCATCCCCCCCGCCCTTTTTTGAGCCTCACCGGAATCCTCGCCATGATCCCCACCTCAATCAGCCTGCCTGGGTCGATTTGCGCCGCTATGATCCCGGTACTTGCCCACGGGGCCGATCGCGGCTAACGGTCTTGGGCTGGTGGTTCGTGCAAGCCATCGCCTTTCCCCTCAGCCACCATTCCGCCCATGGCTTCCGCTGCGCCCTGTTGCGCCTCTTTGGGTCCACCATTGGCCAAGGGGTTCACATTCGCCCCACGGCCCGCTTTACCTATCCCTGGAAGGTGACCATCGACGATCATGCTTGGGTGGGGGATGATGTGGTGTTTTATAGCATTGATGCTATTTGGATTGGTCAGCACAGTGTTATTTCCCAGCAGACCTACCTCTGCACCGCTAGCCATGATATCCAGGATCCCCGCTTTGGGCTGGTGACGGGGGCGATCGCCATTGGCAATGGAGCCTGGGTGGCCAGTCGCTGCTTTGTCGGTCCAGGGGTGCGCATTGGTGCCAATACGGTGGTGGGGGTCAATAGCACGGTACTCCAGGACTTACCCCCAGGACAGGTCTGTTTTGGTACCCCGTGCCGGGTGCGATCGCCCCGACTTCCCCAACCGTGA
- a CDS encoding family 10 glycosylhydrolase has protein sequence MPYLFGHLSSLFLWASLVSPALARVEGGVVSPVIADGASSPPGVVQTLALGDGDRVLGVVHDHATTPDLSALRDRLGVTGIPYQTLALQSLDNLEDLSDYTILFLTNLETLSLRQVVVLEQWYNRGGRLIVSGPLGTRSSGDVQQMLRNLMGAYWDEGFPAGTNPSPRVLTSWAPRLGASDLQAGVVVPIRLDSAPVAVWQGERTQGAAVVANGRSVFLGWNWGETGATAAEFDRRWLQASLQYFGTFSLARSGLGTSTTAGAGFTTAQRLPNPDPLPPLRPGAGDRPSRSDPPAQSSPPRSVTPGPATPGPATPRSTTPPAPNPSRPGADITVEPDPETDPSQQVAQPGLDVGLTGEPIVFLEAVAMRQELNNLLGRFQNGHLALRLAQAQGSAGACLPGGGGCPSPGSAPLASTALKAMDVAQVAVAFNPSVNRLLTTVQATLRSFPQDVAARNYDEARRQWLAARRQLWDSYPQSQPLQPEVRAVWLDRGTLVEAGSPQGLTQIFDQLQASGINVVFLETINAGYTIYPSRVAAEQNPLIRGWDPLEVGVKLAHERGMELHAWMWTFAVGNMAHNRLLGLPPTDMGPVLRHHPDWVNIDNYGRRIQPNSGKMFLDPANPAARNYLLSLIDEISDRYDVDGVQLDYIRYPFQDMAGGFTFGYGSAARQQFKAQTGVDPVTLQSRSPLWGQWLEFRKTQITEFVASAADLLRRQHPDVALSVAVFPFPTHERNAKIQQDWETWAKAGDVDMVVLMSYALDTNRFQDLTQPWLQDPELQSTLIIPGIHLPHLGEVETLDQVQFLRDNASAGYALFAMDHLEETLRSQFHPTVTSAMDQTLPHRDPFGAAALRFGALTQEWDFLYGQGELSVRPTSLDTWQGQRQALARTLDALAQDPSAARLQAARTALTSFEANLNDWLYLHALEHPYPMQTWEHRLATVQVLLNYGERVVLQQQRDLKRDLLADRP, from the coding sequence ATGCCATACCTGTTTGGACATTTATCTTCTCTATTTCTCTGGGCATCCCTGGTTTCCCCGGCCCTGGCTAGGGTGGAGGGGGGCGTAGTATCCCCCGTGATAGCTGATGGGGCATCCAGTCCCCCTGGGGTTGTCCAAACCCTGGCCTTGGGGGATGGCGATCGGGTGTTGGGGGTGGTGCATGATCACGCCACGACCCCAGACCTGTCTGCCCTGCGCGATCGCCTAGGGGTGACTGGCATCCCTTATCAAACCCTGGCGCTCCAATCCCTAGATAACTTGGAGGATCTCAGTGATTATACGATCCTGTTTTTGACTAACCTGGAGACCCTGAGCCTGCGGCAAGTGGTGGTGTTGGAGCAGTGGTATAACCGGGGGGGGCGGTTGATTGTCAGTGGTCCCCTGGGCACCCGCTCCAGTGGGGATGTGCAACAGATGTTACGGAACCTGATGGGAGCCTATTGGGATGAGGGCTTTCCAGCGGGAACGAACCCCAGTCCGAGGGTGTTGACCAGTTGGGCACCCCGTCTAGGAGCGTCTGACTTGCAGGCGGGGGTGGTGGTTCCCATTCGCTTGGATAGTGCCCCGGTGGCGGTGTGGCAGGGGGAGCGAACCCAGGGTGCGGCGGTTGTTGCCAATGGGCGATCGGTGTTTCTCGGCTGGAACTGGGGCGAAACGGGGGCGACAGCGGCGGAGTTCGATCGCCGTTGGTTGCAAGCCAGTTTGCAATATTTTGGGACGTTTTCCCTGGCGCGTTCAGGGTTAGGCACCAGCACAACGGCGGGGGCTGGGTTCACCACGGCTCAACGGCTTCCCAATCCTGATCCCTTGCCTCCCCTGCGCCCTGGGGCGGGCGATCGACCGTCCCGTTCTGATCCCCCTGCCCAGTCTTCTCCTCCGCGATCGGTAACGCCGGGACCTGCAACGCCGGGACCTGCAACGCCGCGATCCACGACCCCCCCAGCGCCGAACCCATCCAGACCCGGGGCAGATATTACTGTGGAGCCTGACCCGGAGACGGATCCTTCCCAGCAGGTGGCCCAGCCCGGTTTGGACGTGGGTTTAACGGGGGAACCCATTGTTTTTCTGGAAGCGGTGGCTATGCGCCAGGAATTAAACAACCTGTTGGGGCGCTTTCAAAATGGCCATTTGGCCCTACGCTTGGCCCAAGCCCAGGGATCGGCGGGGGCTTGCCTGCCCGGTGGTGGGGGTTGTCCTTCTCCTGGGAGCGCTCCCCTTGCGTCCACCGCATTGAAAGCCATGGATGTCGCCCAGGTGGCGGTGGCGTTTAACCCTAGTGTGAACCGCTTGCTGACGACCGTACAGGCCACACTCCGCAGTTTTCCCCAGGACGTGGCTGCCCGCAATTATGACGAGGCACGGCGGCAGTGGTTGGCGGCGCGGCGGCAACTGTGGGACAGCTATCCCCAAAGTCAGCCCCTCCAACCAGAGGTGCGGGCGGTGTGGCTCGATCGCGGCACCCTAGTGGAGGCGGGTTCCCCCCAGGGTCTGACCCAGATCTTTGATCAGCTCCAGGCTTCTGGCATTAATGTGGTGTTTCTGGAGACCATTAATGCGGGCTATACCATTTACCCCAGCCGGGTGGCTGCGGAGCAAAATCCGTTAATTCGAGGGTGGGATCCCCTAGAGGTGGGGGTGAAGTTGGCCCATGAGCGGGGGATGGAACTCCATGCCTGGATGTGGACCTTTGCGGTGGGCAATATGGCCCATAACCGGCTGTTGGGGTTGCCGCCCACGGATATGGGTCCGGTGTTGAGACACCATCCTGATTGGGTCAATATCGATAACTATGGTCGCCGGATTCAGCCGAATTCTGGCAAAATGTTTTTGGATCCGGCCAATCCTGCTGCCCGTAACTATTTACTGAGTTTGATCGATGAAATTAGCGATCGCTACGATGTGGATGGGGTGCAGTTGGACTATATTCGCTACCCGTTTCAGGACATGGCGGGGGGCTTCACCTTTGGTTATGGCTCGGCGGCACGGCAGCAGTTTAAGGCTCAAACGGGGGTTGATCCCGTTACCTTGCAATCGCGATCGCCCCTGTGGGGTCAGTGGCTGGAGTTCCGCAAAACCCAAATTACGGAGTTTGTTGCCAGTGCGGCGGATTTATTGCGTCGCCAGCATCCTGATGTAGCCCTTTCCGTGGCCGTGTTCCCCTTCCCCACCCATGAGCGCAATGCCAAAATCCAGCAGGACTGGGAAACCTGGGCTAAGGCGGGGGATGTGGATATGGTGGTCTTGATGTCCTATGCCTTGGATACCAACCGCTTTCAGGATTTGACCCAACCCTGGCTCCAGGATCCGGAGTTGCAGTCCACCTTAATTATTCCCGGTATCCATTTGCCCCACCTAGGGGAGGTGGAAACCTTAGATCAAGTGCAATTTCTCCGGGATAATGCCTCGGCGGGCTATGCCTTGTTTGCCATGGATCATCTAGAGGAGACGTTGCGATCGCAGTTTCACCCCACCGTCACCTCTGCCATGGATCAAACCCTACCCCATCGTGATCCCTTTGGGGCGGCGGCGCTACGGTTTGGGGCGCTGACTCAGGAGTGGGATTTCCTTTACGGTCAAGGGGAATTGTCGGTGCGACCGACATCCCTAGACACCTGGCAAGGTCAGCGCCAAGCCTTGGCCCGTACCTTGGATGCCCTGGCTCAGGATCCCTCCGCTGCTCGGTTGCAGGCGGCTCGCACTGCCCTGACCAGTTTCGAGGCTAACCTCAATGATTGGCTCTATCTGCACGCCCTGGAGCATCCCTACCCAATGCAAACCTGGGAACATCGGTTGGCGACGGTGCAGGTGCTCCTGAACTACGGGGAACGGGTGGTGTTGCAACAGCAGCGGGATCTGAAGCGGGATCTGCTGGCCGATCGCCCATGA
- a CDS encoding DUF4380 domain-containing protein: MGQRARLWLAGLVVALILGSWGVAGGWNAPEGTSIATQNPTPDPPTVASGTKPTGNPTANTPLPVPTQPTLDDQGGSGRYRLSLDTVTVEVDAQQGGRIIAFALDGENLLRDNSVDPQNYGSTFWVSPQAIWDWPPVPEIDRAPYQVLQSDRSLRLVSQPSPSLGIQVSKSLALGRFRADGSPTLRLTYRITNTHTHPLRYAPWEVSRVSPTGVTFYPTGSALYGSGSFGTPLTETSAGVTWWNHDSAPLSQDQKLFAEGFGGWLAHLDGDKLFLKTFPDITAADQAPRESEIEVYANGNHTYVEMEAQGAYTRLAPGESLEWTVGWSVHRVPATIPPVAGSGALVDWVTGLL, from the coding sequence ATGGGACAACGAGCCAGGTTGTGGTTGGCTGGCCTAGTGGTGGCTCTAATACTAGGAAGCTGGGGGGTGGCTGGGGGCTGGAATGCCCCTGAGGGGACCTCGATCGCGACCCAGAACCCTACCCCGGATCCCCCCACCGTAGCCAGCGGCACTAAGCCCACCGGCAATCCCACAGCCAACACTCCCCTGCCCGTACCGACCCAGCCCACCCTGGACGATCAGGGGGGATCAGGACGCTACCGCCTCAGCCTGGACACGGTGACCGTGGAAGTCGATGCCCAGCAGGGGGGCCGGATTATCGCCTTTGCCCTGGACGGGGAGAACCTATTGCGGGATAACAGTGTTGATCCCCAAAACTATGGATCCACCTTTTGGGTCAGTCCCCAAGCAATCTGGGATTGGCCCCCCGTTCCGGAGATCGATCGCGCCCCCTATCAAGTCTTGCAATCGGATCGAAGCCTGCGCCTCGTCAGCCAACCCAGCCCCAGCCTGGGCATTCAGGTCAGCAAATCCTTAGCCCTAGGCCGTTTCCGCGCCGATGGCTCCCCCACCCTGCGCCTCACCTACCGCATCACCAACACCCACACCCATCCCCTGCGCTATGCCCCGTGGGAAGTCTCACGGGTCTCCCCCACCGGGGTCACCTTTTACCCCACCGGATCCGCCCTCTATGGCTCCGGCTCCTTTGGCACTCCCCTGACGGAAACCAGTGCTGGGGTAACCTGGTGGAACCACGATAGCGCCCCCCTTTCCCAGGATCAAAAGCTGTTTGCCGAAGGCTTTGGCGGCTGGTTAGCCCACCTGGATGGGGATAAACTGTTTCTGAAAACCTTTCCCGACATCACCGCCGCCGACCAAGCCCCCCGGGAAAGCGAAATTGAAGTCTATGCCAATGGGAACCACACCTATGTGGAAATGGAAGCCCAGGGAGCCTATACCCGTTTGGCACCGGGGGAATCCCTAGAATGGACCGTGGGCTGGTCCGTGCATCGCGTTCCCGCCACCATCCCCCCCGTGGCCGGTAGCGGGGCATTGGTGGACTGGGTAACCGGGTTGTTATAA
- a CDS encoding sigma-70 family RNA polymerase sigma factor: MTPTLTPATPTSLDLLRQYHHSPSIGLRNQIVQLNQGLVQKIAHRVSHQCSEPFEDLAQLGYLGLIRAIERFEPHHGYAFSSFAVPYIRGEMLHFLRDRSATLKIPRRIKDLQKSAHRTQETLRINLQRRPTAQEIAAHLNISLQDWQELQLADRNRFPLSLDSTFSPYSDVPVPLGDTLVDEHYQSCQRSEEDRQQLQAALAQLEIRDRTVLEWVFIQGLSRKEVAQRIGVSPITVSRWIQQSMQQLMTILQSPLQLSA; the protein is encoded by the coding sequence ATGACACCCACACTGACTCCCGCTACACCCACTAGTCTTGACCTCCTGCGCCAGTATCACCACAGCCCCTCCATTGGTCTCCGCAACCAGATCGTGCAGTTAAATCAAGGTCTGGTGCAAAAAATTGCCCATCGAGTCAGTCATCAATGTTCCGAACCCTTTGAAGACTTAGCTCAACTGGGTTACCTGGGCCTGATTCGGGCGATCGAACGGTTTGAACCCCATCACGGCTATGCCTTTAGTTCCTTCGCCGTTCCCTATATTCGGGGGGAAATGCTCCATTTTCTGCGCGATCGTAGCGCCACCCTCAAAATTCCCCGGCGCATCAAAGACCTCCAAAAATCAGCCCACCGCACCCAAGAAACCCTCAGAATCAATCTCCAGCGCCGCCCCACTGCCCAAGAAATAGCGGCCCACCTCAATATTTCTCTCCAGGATTGGCAGGAGTTGCAACTGGCCGATCGCAACCGCTTCCCCCTCAGCCTGGACAGCACCTTCAGTCCCTATAGCGATGTCCCAGTGCCCCTGGGGGATACCTTGGTGGATGAGCATTACCAAAGTTGTCAGCGATCGGAAGAAGACCGCCAACAACTCCAAGCTGCCCTGGCTCAATTGGAGATCCGCGATCGCACCGTCCTGGAATGGGTCTTTATCCAAGGGCTATCCCGCAAGGAAGTGGCCCAACGCATTGGCGTTAGCCCCATCACCGTCAGCCGTTGGATCCAACAAAGTATGCAGCAGCTTATGACCATCCTCCAATCTCCCCTGCAACTGTCCGCCTAG